Genomic window (Sphaerodactylus townsendi isolate TG3544 linkage group LG12, MPM_Stown_v2.3, whole genome shotgun sequence):
GCCATGACTGCATCCACTGACTGTCAGGCTCTCCGTTTAATTACTTGCCGAGTAAATTAGTGTTTCTACTTGTCTGTCCTGCACTACACGCCCATTCACTTCACTGTTTATCTCTGTGTTCTACATTATGAGAGAGAGGGAAATATTTCTATTCACTTTCTCCATCCCTTGCATCATTTTCTCATGTCTCCCATCCACCCTTTTTCTTCCAGACTGAAAAGTCCCAGCCTCTGCTCACAGGTACAGGAATCTGTCACCCTCTCCGGCacttttcccagctctgcaatgacctttttgagatgcagcgatcAGAACTGCACCCAGTCTTCCAATTGAGGCTGCACATGGATCTATACGTGGACACTGCTGTTTTATccccagttcctttcctaatataCCCCTTATAAACTGCTTCCTCTTTGTTCCTGCATCCTGTTTCTGTCCATGTAGGGGATGGAATCACCAGACCTGACACCATCCTCCCCAACACAGGACTTACCCAAGATTTAAGTAGATAGTACAGATGTCAGAGACCAGCTGCTGGGGCTTGAAGTCAAACTCACTGAAGtctttgaccttcaaggccccCATTTTTGGGCCCACCAGGTGTTGTAAGAAGTCATTCAGCATGGAGATCAAACGCTCTGCCAGGAAGGGGTGCACGAAGAGGGATTTTATCTCTGCAACAGAAGCCAGACCATTTGTTAGGCTCCCCGACAAGCCCCGTTCTCTTCCACAATCCCAGGGGGACAGTGGTGCCTTTACCTGAGGTCAGGAAGCCCAGAGTCCCGATGGTTTCATTGGACATGATGTTGTGAAAGCGAGCCAGCTGTCCAAACATCTGCAGACTGGCTTCCTTCTCGCGCCGTGCCTCTGGGGACAGGCTGTCCCACTCACCCCTGTCCTTCTCAATCTGCTGGATCTTGATCTTACTCAGGTACTGCAGaaattgggggaagggaaaggtgactGCATTGCTCAATGATAATTAGATCCAAAACCAGACTCAAAGCACCCTTCAAGCAGGAAAACATCTGTACATCCTTGTCCAGCTGAGCTTCTTTGTGGGGCTCAAGGGCAATTCCCTGACAACCCCAGGGAATTGGATTCTGACCACACAGCTGCCCATTGTGATCTATTTGCTGCTTACTTTGCAGACAAAATTGCCCTGATCTCTTTTGGGCTAGAAGCCAGCATAGAAGCATATTGAGATGAAGTACTTTTGGCACTCACATGTCCCATTTATATGGATACCTTTCTGCTTGTTCAAACCCAAGGACGCAGACAAGATCTTTGGAGAAGTGAGACCTCCCACCAGTATTCTCAATCCTCCAGGCTGAAAAAAGCTGCCAGAACAGGGCTGCTTTCTTGACAGGGGGCGCTGTGCTGCCTGTGCTCAAGGAGGCAGCAACGAGACCCATTTTGAAAACCCTCCTCCCTAAGGCCTCCTGCATCGGACAACTTCCAGCCGCTCTCCAGTCTGGCATCCTTGGTCAAGGTGCTTGAGTGGGTTGTTGTTTCTCAGCTCCGGGGGCTCTTGGAAGAGGCAGCTTTTCTGGGCCCAAATCAACCTGGCCTCAAGCTGGACCAGATGCTGACTGCTTGGGCCACCTGGGTTGATGATCGCTACTGGGAGCCAGACGGAGGATTGTGATCCTATGCTAGCTCTGTTGGGCCTCTCAGAGGCCTTCAATACTACCAACAATAATTTCCTACTCAGCCCCCTCTCAGAACTGAGATAGTGGTCTGAGTCCTATTAAGGGGGTGGTTTTCATCTTCCAAGTGCCACGTGGCTTCGGACCAGGGCACCCAAAGGTCGCTCTTTGCTCACATGTTCCTGACTGGGAATGAAGGTTGCAGTGCAGCCCTCCTCAAAGAAGTTCACCTGGTGGGTACATGAGAgaggggcttttcagtggcaaccCCACAATTAGGAGACAACCACTCCAGGAAGGcacacctgccccctcccttttggaGACAGCTGGAGTTGGCTTGATTTAGGACGGCATTTGATTAAGTTACTAGTAATCTTAAAGTGTGATTTCAAATGTTGGTTTTATGTAGCCTATTTTATGTATGTTGGCTatactgtaagccaccttgggctcTTTaatgcagctaataaatgttttttccCTAAACAAATTAAGCTGCTGTGTGAGCAAAAATCCAGGAtgtggaagccaggagaagagcAAGATTTTAACATGATGCGGCCTGGTTCTAGAGCCGTTTTCTTTGCGGTGAGGTGGGTGAGAAGGGAGAGTCTGTGAGGTGCTTCACAAGGTATACCTTCTGGCAAGGGCCTGGCTCCAGTCTCCACGGAGGCTCAGAGGCAGCTCTCCAGGTAGGTAGAACCCGAAGAGAGCCCCAGCACATAACAGCACAATCAAGGGCCTACCCAAGGTCTTTGGAGGAACCTGCCTCCACTACATGGGTGGAAGTATCCTTCCTGCAGTCCAGGGATCACGGAAGTCATCCTGATGTGAACGTCCCATACAGAGCCCCAGGTGAGCCAGGGAAGGACTCTAGAAGAACTCTCCAAGTCACTGGAAGCTGTGGTGGGAGTTCTTCCAACAGGCACGACTCCAAGCAACTTGCACCTCACAGTTCTTTTCCTTGGATGCTTCTCCCACCCCAGCTTGGCAAAAACACGTTACCTGTATTGCTTCGTCCAGAAGGAAAATGGCATCATTCATGAGCAGGTTAATGAAGCgcagaaagaggggaggggccaTTGCTTCCAGGTTCTCCAGGGCGTAGTCAGCAAGTGCCTGGAAAAAGCGGGAAGAGATGGCTGTTTCCCTCAAGCCTCCGCTGCAGCTGCATCCCAAGTGACCTGCTGGGCAGTCTCTTTTGCCTTACCTTGATGCTTTCCCGGTAAGAATCTGTGCCCCACATATACCGCAGAATGGGATACATGGGCCGACGGTAGTTGAATTTCTGTTCAAACTGATGGGGATCTCCTAAGTGGGGGAAGAATGGAGGAAGAAGTGCCAGATGTCATCCTGACCATTTTGGAGGAAAGGCCAGAAAAGCAGCAGAGACATTCCTGGTGGAGAATAAGGGGCTCAAATCCCTCGGAAGggaaactctcccctcccccaccccagcactgccAGAAAAGGTGCCAAGAGCAGGATCCTGCCTGGTGGGCAGGTGGCCAGGGTGCCTCACCTGTGAACTCAATGTCCACAAAGACTGTCAGGAGTGCCTCAGCCAAATGGGCAGCGTGCACGTAGGAGCAAAAGATCCTCTTGCGATGGAAGACGCTGGAGACAAGCGAGTTCTGCACAGGATCTAAGTGGGGCATGACGGCCTCCAGCACCTCTGCTAGTTTGGCACGCAGATGCGGGTTCTTCATCCTACAAGGGATGGAAGAATGCTAGGATGTCCAAGAACCTGTCGTTTTAATCGTCTAGAAGGTGACAGATCTATTGGACACACTTCCAACTAACCTGACAGCTGCCTCAGAAGTAGAACATGAAGGCCACCAGAAGCCACCTGGCAGATGTTTGTATGGACAGGCAGGGCCTAAATATTTCACATTCATTTCAATACCTACTGAACAGGTGTCCACTGGTCCCCTAGGCTACCACTGCTTTTGGGCCTTGGCAAGACTCAAGAGAACTGGACTCCTCACCCCTTTTCCCGACAGCAGCAACAGCTGTCCTTGGCCTGGTGTGCCATGCCACCAGCTTCAGGGCATGCAGCAGCAGAGGTGCAAGAGCCCACGCAAGACAAGCCCGGGCAATGTTACCATCAGCCGTCTGAGCAGCCTAAGACCAGCCTGGCAGCAAGCTGAGGATTGCAGCTTGGGCCAAAGGCTGAACCCCAATATTCATTAGAAACTAAAGTCTTCAGCCTTTGTGGGAAAGTGGCCAAAGGGGTCTTTACCTGCCCACATCCCCAGTAAAAACAGTCACAAAGTCCAGAACGTGCTCCAAGGAGTCACCCGACGTCTCCAGAAGATCATCAGCAAAGCGGCGCAGAAAAATGAAGAAGTCGCCCAGGTTATCAGCAAAGAACTCTGTGAATACAAGTCCCACATGAGCTGCTTGCTAGGAACGGTTCTCAGCACTAAGCCACCATCTGCCCCTTTCCCACAGCCTGCTGAGTGGCTGCTCGAGCCACGGCTAACAGCAGCAACCCTTTCTCTTGGCTGGAAACTCCTGCGAGTCTAGAGAGCCTCCTCTGGAACGGCCGCCCTTTTGCTCTACCAGCGGCAGATGACAGCAGATGGAAGGCCAAGCGCACCTACGAGGCAGGCCATGCCCAGGATCCATTCCCCGAGGCCTGAATAcacagggggtggtggtggtggcaggtgCTTCCAAGGCCAGTGAGAAGAGCAGGACCCCCAAGTTTGTAGTGCTTGAGGCCCAACAGATACAACCAACACCTCACAATTACAGAGGGAAAGAGCAGGCTTGACAGCACCCGTTGGCCGCAAGATATCTCGGTCACCTGGCACATGGGCGAGCGCACTCTCCTTCACTTCTGGAAGAGGGAATGTTAGGTCTGCAAACTCTGTGCCGCGGTTTCCAATGGCCAGCTGGACCAGGAGCAGGGACATGGACACCTGCAGGTTGAGGCAGTTCTGCAGCATCTGCGGCTCAGTCATGGCAGCTTTGGTGGAGAGATAGATGGTCATGAGGCGCTCAAACTGCTCCCGGAGGCCGTCCGCTGTGGGGCTGGAGCTCTGCTGAGCCTCTCGCCAGGCCACCTGCAGGCGGTGGAGGCTTTGGTTGATTTTGATCAGCTGGTCATGCAACCTGCacaaacagaaagggggggggagaggggtcaAAGATGGAGTCTGAGAGGACTCACTAAAAGAACGCCAGCTGCCCAAGCGGACCCACGGCGGAGGCAAAAACCCAAACCCCTGCTGGACCAGATGAGCTGCACCCCCCAGAAAAAGGCAATCCATTATTTGAAGGGTGGCTTGGACTGGAGAGGAGTCAAGCATCAGGACTGCACCCTAGAATTTCGTCCACAGCCCTGGATGAAAGGCCTCTCTCTCTAAGCAAGTTCATTCTCACACTTACCTTCACACCAGGAGACAGCAGCCAGCAGAGCCCCTGAAGACAGGCCCTGAAGACAGGTCTTTCCCACCTGCTAGCGGTGCAAACGCAGGAATTTCCAGGGGCTTGGCCATTCCTGTCCCCAACTGATCCTTGTGGAGGCAGTACCTGTGGAATCCCAGATGCAGCGTGTACTGGGTCAGCACCAAGTTCTCCGTCACCAGGTTGTAGCTGGGGGCAAACTCAGGCTCCTGGTCCATCATAGCTGGGATCAAGCAGGTCTCCTTTTCCATACCtttaaggaagagaaagggggaggttcTCCACCAGCTCTCAAAagtgcgtgcgcacacacacaggaTCAAAGGATTCTGTGTCCCACAGTtcatcctctctctttttttgttatttgctGCTCTCCAGAGATCAGCTTGTCTGCAAGCAACATATTATAAAAGCACTACCACTAAAATGATCAGCTATTACCTATTCCTCAGCCCCAGCAACTTCCCTCATGGACCCCACTGCAAGCATTTTCAGGGTGGAATTTGACTTGAATCCTGGAGCACCTGAAGGACCTTAAAGATCACATGTAatcagcatgagcttttgtgagtcaaagtttGCTTCTTCAGAGACAGCGGAAAGACAGAAAAGAATGTgccgtcaaaggctttcatggccagaatcaattagctgtcgtgggttttctggactgtgtggccatgatctcaCAGCTTTtggtcctaatgttttgcccacatctgtggctggcatctttaaagGTATgtatggcaagatgtgtttctgtctgtAGCACAAGAGAGATCTGTTTctctcaccatgacatacctctgaagatgccagccatggatgcaggcaaaatgttagggagaAAACTATCAGACCCACAACAGCTAGACTAGAGAAAGAATAGTTTCTCATATTTAACCAGCAAAttacaggaggggaggggggagactggAGCAAAGAGGGCTGGTGTCATAAATCAGGTGCGATTCTCTACATCACGGATCTGGACAGCCAGGTTGTTACACAGAACAGATAACCAGAGGGATCCGAGGTTCTCACCTCTCTCTTCCATGCCATGAAGAGAAGCAGAAGAGCAACACAGTTGGGTAAATAAAGCAATTGAAGGAAGACACTTTCTGACACATGAGAGACTTAGATGATGTCAGCAAAGGGTCATGATAGGATACAAATAATTAAGAACAGCCTAGTCAAGTTTCTAAGAAGGGTGGCCTACGAACAAGCAGGAAGTCCTTCAAGAGGGCAGCCTGGAAGGTTTCCTGGCCACCGTGGGGGAGGCGCTCCCCAAAGCCAGGCCCACTGCTCACGGCTCACCTTTCAGATGCACGTTCTTGCTCCGCTGCTCCTCCTCATTCAGCTCTTTCAGAGCACAGTAGGTGGGGTCAAATGTGAGGAGCCGAGGAGACCGGGGCTTGCAGAAGGGCTGGcacagcctgaggagggcagcccCCAAGTTCAGGAAGAAGGCGTCTGAGGCATACATCTGGAGGAAGATCTCTGGCATCTGGTTGGTCCAGATCTTGGTGCGGCCTGCGTTGGCATGCAGGCAGTTCCCAAGCCAGGACAGGATCCGGTGTTTGGTCTGCGGGGACAGCTGCAGCAGGTTCTTCAGCATCTGATAGATCTTCTCGTGGAACTGGGACATGAACTGGTgccaagacagacagacagacacgtGCATGTGAGAATATGCACTCCAAGATGAGCATCCAACAGCTACCAcagtattgccgaaggctttcacagacttTGGGTCTCAGGCTTGCTTACCAAGGGCTGCAATGTTTTATGCAGTACAATTAGCACTGATTAGGCAGCTCCTCTGCCTTGAGAACCCCTTTGACCCCCACAAAGCAAGTCTTCTGGGGTAGTGACAGCTATAGTATTCGTTACCTTACTGACCATTCCTTACTGAGTTTGCAAGCTAATAAGAGTTCCAGCACTCAATTAACTTTGTTTGCTTAAAGTTACTTTTATCTTGGGACAGTCAATTGAAGAAGCTCCTGAAAAATTAGGCAACTTGCTTTTTAATACAGGTTAAGAGTTGAGATTGGTCTGCTTGTCTTGCTATATCAGTAAGTCATAAGCACATGCTGATTGGCTCATTTGGACTTCTATAGATTATCTCATATTTCGTTATGAGTCAATCAGTTATCAGATCACATAATCATGATAGAACAAATTAAGAAATGACATCTTTCTATAAATATGCACTATTGTGACAAGCAAATCAAATTCTTCTGGGTAGAAGTCTCAGAAGAACATTAGGAGAGATTTCCAAAGCCATAACTTGAGCTTTTtgaccatttttaaaagcttggtTTGGTTTTCAAATTACTGCTCACATAACAAGATGCAGCAGTGCAGGAACATCGATAGTTCAGAACCCTCTAACTGGGTGCAGGAGGGAATCTCTCACTACACAGATCTTCTTCAAAGGCCTCCCATTCCGACACAGAGCGAGGAGGGCCCACAGGAGGGCATTGACTTGGAGGGCTGCTGCTATCCTCTTTTTTGGCACTTTGGTAAAATAAACCTCTGTTTGCTTGACTTATTTTTCTTGCTCTTTGAATTATCTGTGGTTCGTCGACCAGTCTGCAGAGTTGCACTGGCCTTTGTTGTGGGCTACCTTGGGAATCCATTTTGGAAGGAATGGCAGGACATAAGTGTCAGTAAGTTTAAGGCAGAGAGCAATGGACATTATCAAACATCCTCCTCTATTCTGAGCACTACCTGTTTCAGC
Coding sequences:
- the UBE4A gene encoding ubiquitin conjugation factor E4 A isoform X1; the encoded protein is MTDQENNNSGGGGGGGISGNPFAALFGSVADASLFAAAQKPPPPPPAVEEASASQDESDNSVSESLEDCDYSVAEISRSFRSQQELCEQLNINHMIQRIFLITLDNSDPSLKSGNGIPSRCVYLEEMAEELEDQDWLDMENVEQALFTRLLLPEPGNHLIYMTTTAVQNLSAERDAGEKRILHYLFACFQRAKEEITKVPENLLPFAVRCRNLTVSNTRTVLLMPEIYINQNVYEQLVDLILEALRGAQFEEVTEFLEEVIEVITMDEEVRSFGEVMVPVFDILLGRIRELHLCQILLYSYLDMLLYFTRQKDIAQVFVEYIQPKDLTNGQLYQKTLLGTILNISCLLKTPGVVENHGYFLSPSRSSPQEIKVQESNIHQFMSQFHEKIYQMLKNLLQLSPQTKHRILSWLGNCLHANAGRTKIWTNQMPEIFLQMYASDAFFLNLGAALLRLCQPFCKPRSPRLLTFDPTYCALKELNEEEQRSKNVHLKGMEKETCLIPAMMDQEPEFAPSYNLVTENLVLTQYTLHLGFHRLHDQLIKINQSLHRLQVAWREAQQSSSPTADGLREQFERLMTIYLSTKAAMTEPQMLQNCLNLQVSMSLLLVQLAIGNRGTEFADLTFPLPEVKESALAHVPEFFADNLGDFFIFLRRFADDLLETSGDSLEHVLDFVTVFTGDVGRMKNPHLRAKLAEVLEAVMPHLDPVQNSLVSSVFHRKRIFCSYVHAAHLAEALLTVFVDIEFTGDPHQFEQKFNYRRPMYPILRYMWGTDSYRESIKALADYALENLEAMAPPLFLRFINLLMNDAIFLLDEAIQYLSKIKIQQIEKDRGEWDSLSPEARREKEASLQMFGQLARFHNIMSNETIGTLGFLTSEIKSLFVHPFLAERLISMLNDFLQHLVGPKMGALKVKDFSEFDFKPQQLVSDICTIYLNLGDEENFCATVPKDGWSYSPTLFAQTVRVLKKINKPGDMIVAFSNLAERIKSLADRQQREEETYSDACDEFLDPIMSTLMMDPVLLPSSRVTVDRSTIARHLLSDQTDPFNRSPLTMDQVRPNTELKERIQRWLAERKTAQEMMTDIL
- the UBE4A gene encoding ubiquitin conjugation factor E4 A isoform X2 — encoded protein: MTDQENNNSGGGGGGGISGNPFAALFGSVADASLFAAAQKPPPPPPAVEEASASQDESDNSVSESLEDCDYSVAEISRSFRSQQELCEQLNINHMIQRIFLITLDNSDPSLKSGNGIPSRCVYLEEMAEELEDQDWLDMENVEQALFTRLLLPEPGNHLIYMTTTAVQNLSAERDAGEKRILHYLFACFQRAKEEITKVPENLLPFAVRCRNLTVSNTRTVLLMPEIYINQNVYEQLVDLILEALRGAQFEEVTEFLEEVIEVITMDEEVRSFGEVMVPVFDILLGRIRELHLCQILLYSYLDMLLYFTRQKDIAQVFVEYIQPKDLTNGQLYQKTLLGTILNISCLLKTPGVVENHGYFLSPSRSSPQEIKVQESNIHQFMSQFHEKIYQMLKNLLQLSPQTKHRILSWLGNCLHANAGRTKIWTNQMPEIFLQMYASDAFFLNLGAALLRLCQPFCKPRSPRLLTFDPTYCALKELNEEEQRSKNVHLKGMEKETCLIPAMMDQEPEFAPSYNLVTENLVLTQYTLHLGFHRLHDQLIKINQSLHRLQVAWREAQQSSSPTADGLREQFERLMTIYLSTKAAMTEPQMLQNCLNLQVSMSLLLVQLAIGNRGTEFADLTFPLPEVKESALAHVPEFFADNLGDFFIFLRRFADDLLETSGDSLEHVLDFVTVFTGDVGRMKNPHLRAKLAEVLEAVMPHLDPVQNSLVSSVFHRKRIFCSYVHAAHLAEALLTVFVDIEFTGDPHQFEQKFNYRRPMYPILRYMWGTDSYRESIKALADYALENLEAMAPPLFLRFINLLMNDAIFLLDEAIQYLSKIKIQQIEKDRGEWDSLSPEARREKEASLQMFGQLARFHNIMSNETIGTLGFLTSEIKSLFVHPFLAERLISMLNDFLQHLVGPKMGALKVKDFSEFDFKPQQLVSDICTIYLNLGDEENFCATVPKDGWSYSPTLFAQTVRVLKKINKPGDMIVAFSNLAERIKSLADRQQREEETYSDACDEFLDPIMSTLMMDPVLLPSSRVTVDRSTIARHLLRYSEAH